The sequence ATTTTCAATACCTGAGATTTTAAGCATGGCATCCGCTTGAGTACCTTGTCCGGCGGCCATAAGCTGGTTGCCGCGCATACCTAAAAAGAAAAGCGCATTTACAGGCTTTTGGTCGGTTGGAACCATAGCAAGGCTTTGATCAATTGACTCTTGCATAGTATCAATGAGCGCTTGTGCTGCCTGTTCACGCTTTAACATTTTGCCTAAGGTTAAAATCTTTGTCTTTGTGCCAGCTACTGTATAAGGCTGGTCGATGACGGTGATATCAACACCGGATTGCTTAAGCTGAGCAATTACAGCTTGCGGGCCAGCTGCACTGGTGGTGATAATTTGTGTTGGCTGCAGCGATAAAATACCCTCAGCTGATAGGGCGCGCATATAACCTACATTAGGTAGCTCTGTTGCGGCTTTAGGGTGCTTGCTGGTTGAATCAACGGCCACTAAATTTTTAGCTGCATTTAATTGATAAATGATCTC comes from Pseudomonadales bacterium and encodes:
- a CDS encoding ABC transporter substrate-binding protein, with protein sequence MRYLIFCLAMVVSQFSQADALQPRLISIGGAITEIIYQLNAAKNLVAVDSTSKHPKAATELPNVGYMRALSAEGILSLQPTQIITTSAAGPQAVIAQLKQSGVDITVIDQPYTVAGTKTKILTLGKMLKREQAAQALIDTMQESIDQSLAMVPTDQKPVNALFFLGMRGNQLMAAGQGTQADAMLKISGIENAGASFQSYKPLSKEAVINIDPDVIIISQHNAFDAKIKEQFAFTSAYKNNRILVGKSEDLLGFGPRLASGVKQIVDTAY